The following proteins are encoded in a genomic region of Oncorhynchus masou masou isolate Uvic2021 chromosome 32, UVic_Omas_1.1, whole genome shotgun sequence:
- the LOC135526661 gene encoding forkhead box protein I3-B-like: protein MASFEPQGQSPPCCGPQFPSLGQEPPELSMYSDCYYPPPSLPSPQRTPDTSYDYSTSSPNPYLWFNGSGINAPPYLATAGPPGNPGPPFVPQHYGMQRPYLGSSGAGVPGGELSWFSLPSQEDLMKLVRPPYSYSALIAMAIHGAPERRLTLSQIYQYVADNFPFYNKSKAGWQNSIRHNLSLNDCFKKVPRDEDDPGKGNYWTLDPNCEKMFDNGNFRRKRKRKSDLLSGGEGESVGLETGDPNDRGSPQPPSNHGIDMSPTPERIPSPSSSGTAPCLSSFLSEMSGVASGGANVIGGDSLNHALPITLTLDGTQRPTQPGSFGSYCPSSGASEWASQLPPPPGLSSSPTHSSLGYSSPILSQFNGHFYPGLGSASILYPREGTEV from the exons ATGGCGTCGTTCGAACCTCAGGGCCAGTCTCCTCCTTGCTGTGGCCCCCAGTTCCCCAGCTTGGGCCAGGAACCTCCAGAACTCAGCATGTACAGTGACTGCTACTATCCTCCGCCATCGCTCCCCAGCCCCCAGCGCACCCCCGACACCTCCTACGACTACAGCACCTCCTCCCCCAACCCTTACCTGTGGTTCAACGGATCCGGCATCAACGCTCCCCCTTACCTGGCCACTGCCGGGCCTCCGGGTAACCCGGGGCCCCCCTTCGTTCCCCAGCACTATGGAATGCAGAGGCCCTACCTGGGGTCCAGCGGGGCGGGGGTCCCTGGGGGGGAGCTGAGCTGGTTCTCTCTGCCCTCACAGGAAGACCTGATGAAGCTGGTACGCCCGCCCTACTCCTACTCTGCCCTCATCGCCATGGCGATCCACGGCGCCCCGGAGCGGCGGCTGACCCTGAGTCAGATCTACCAGTACGTGGCCGATAACTTCCCCTTCTACAACAAGAGCAAGGCTGGCTGGCAGAACTCCATCAGGCACAACCTGTCACTTAACGACTGCTTCAAGAAGGTCCCCAGAGACGAGGACGATCCTG gtAAGGGTAACTACTGgacactagacccaaactgtgAGAAGATGTTTGACAATGGAAACTTCCGTCGTAAGAGGAAGAGGAAGTCTGATTTGctgtctggaggagagggggagtcagTAGGGCTGGAGACCGGTGATCCCAATGACCGGGGGAGTCCCCAACCCCCCAGCAACCATGGGATCGACATGTCCCCCACGCCAGAGAGaatcccctccccttcctcctcaggTACCGCCCCTTGCCTGAGCAGCTTCCTGTCTGAGATGTCTGGAGTGGCGTCTGGGGGAGCCAATGTAATCGGAGGAGATTCGCTGAACCATGCCCTGCCCATAACCCTTACCCTGGACGGGACCCAGAGGCCTACACAGCCTGGGAGTTTTGGTAGTTACTGCCCTAGCTCAGGTGCTTCGGAGTGGGCTTCCCAGCTACCGCCTCCTCCTGGCCTCTCCTCCTCGCCCACCCACTCCTCCCTGGGTTACAGCAGCCCCATCCTCAGCCAGTTCAATGGGCATTTCTACCCTGGCTTGGGCTCAGCAAGCATCCTATACCCACGGGAAGGCACAGAGGTCTGA